A stretch of DNA from Cellulomonas xiejunii:
GGCCGGGTCCTCAGGGGCGCTCGCCCGCGCAGGTTCCCGCGCCGCAGGTCGGCAGACGGCCACAGGGTACCGGCGCGGGCGCGACGCCCGGGCAGGTGTCCACCACCCGTCCGGTGGTGGTCCACCCGGGTGAATACGGCACCCGCGTGACCGCTGTGCCCGCACGACGAGTCCCCGCGGGGCCGGCGCAGCAGGACTCTCACGCCCTTCTCATCCCCTTCGTCCCATCTGCCCGATAACCTCCGACGTGCCAGGTCAGCGGGGCGGCGACGTCGCCGGACCCCGCCTGGCCGTCACGCCCTTCCCCGGAAGCCGAGGTCCGATGTCCGCCCGCCGCACCGCCGCGCTCGCGTCCGCCACCACCACCGCGCTGACCGCGCTGCTGCTCGTCGGCGCCGCGACCGCCGCGAGCGCGGGATCGGACGCCCCGCCGCCGTACCGCGTGACGGGGACCGCGCTCGAGCTCCCCGTGGGCGCGACGCTGCAGGTCCACGGGCATGTCAACGTCGTCTACACCTCGGCGCGCGGCACGGCCTCGCGCAACGTGCACATCGAGGGCCCCGGGACGCCCTTCGGTGACCTCGTCGGCACGTCCGTGCTCACCTGGGACCGCGCCGGCCTCCCGCCGGACGCGTGCATCACGTGGGTGCAGGTCAGCGGGTACGACGAGCACTACGGCGAGGGCGGCCAGGCGCCCGTCTGCCGCACGGGGACGCCGTCCGCGGCACCGGAGCCCGCCCCCTCGGACGGGGCGCCTGCCCTGCCGCCGGTCGCCCCGGCACCGATCGCGACCGCGCCGGCCGCGCCGCCGGTCGACGCCCCGGCCCCGGCAGCACCGGGCGAGCCCATCGCGTCCGCCCCGACGGAGGTGGCGCCCGCGCCCGCCGAGGCACCCGCAGCCCCGGCACCCGCGGTGCCGCCCGCGCCGGCGGAGCGCGCCGAGGTCCTCGCGGCCGACGCGCCGACCCCCGCGCCGTCACCGACGGCCGCAGGGGCGGTCGTCGAACGTTCCGAGGTCCTCGCCGCCACGGGCGCACGCACCGGCGCGATCGTCGGCGGCGCAGCGCTCGCCCTGGCCGCCGGGTCGGCCCTCGTCCTGTGGCGTCGCCGCCGCATGACCCCCTGACCACCCGCCGCCCGGTGGACGGCCGGGCGGAAAGGGAGCGTGAAGCGTTGTTGCCGCATCCCGGCAGCAACGCTTCACGCTTTCCCGGGCACCGCGCGCCGCCGGACTCAGCGGTCCGCGTCGGTGGGGTTGCAGCGCGTGAGGAGCATGGTCGACGTCGGGACCTCGGGACGCCAGGGCTCGATGTTCCACGACGCCTTCTCCGGCGCACCGAGGACGTGGCACCAGAGCTGCGCCTGCATCGAGGCGGACCCGGACTCCGGCTCGGCGAGCGCGAGCTCGGACACGAGCGCGTGCTGCGCGGCCAGGCTGCCGCGGCGGACCCAGTCCGCCGGGACCACGAGGAGCGACCGGCCGCCGTCCGCGTCACCCCACGTCGCTGACTCGAGCGCCGCGAGCCCGACGACGAACGTCACCGAGCTCGTCGGTGCGTCGAGCGCGAGCACGTCACCGACGGGGCGCCAGGTCCCGCGCGCGCCGTCGGTGCCGGCCGGGGCCGCGAGCGCGGCGACGACCGCCCCGGCCTCGTCGTGCAGCGTGACGGACCCGTCGCCCTGCACCTCGCTCCGGCCGCCGCGCGGTGGCGCGACCCAACCGAGCGTGCCGGACGGGCCGGCGGCCGTCGCAGGCGTCGTGACCGTCGTGACCGTCGAGCCGTCCATGCTGTCCTCGACCTGCACGTGCGTCCCGTCGGCGGGGAGCAGCGAGCCCACGTCGCGACCGAGGGCGGCCGGTCCACCGAGCAGCATCCCGGAGTCGCGGACGGGCCCGCTCCCGGGCGCCGCGGCGTCCGGCGTGCCGGTGTCCCCCGTCGACGCGTCCGTCGACGCGTCCGTCGCCGCGAGCGAGGCGCGCGGCGACGCGGCCGGGCCGGGCAGGCTGCGCCCCGGTCCGCAGCCGGCGACGAGCACGACGACGGCCGTCACGACGACGACGCCTCGCACCGACTGCCTCACGGCGCGACGGTAGCCGCTCGGCGGCCCGGGGCACGACGCAGGCGGGAGCAGATGCATGGACACCCATCCGCCCGGGTGGGACATTTGCCTGCACCCGACGAAGGGACGCGCCATGTCCGCCACCGCCCCCCGGCCGCAGCCCCACCCCGAGCCCCGGGCCGAGCCCGCCCCCGACTTCCGGCGGCTGCCCGAGCCCATCGCGCTCGAGGACACCATCGCGACCCAGGACGTGCGCGACGTGCCGGACCCCGACGGCGGCCGGGACCCGAACCACGACTGGATGATCCGGCACGCCTGATCCCGACGGCGCCTGATCCCGACGGCGCCGGTCCCGACGGTGACGGCCCCGACCGGGCCGGTCCCCGCTCGCGACCGCGCCCCCCGCGTGCTGTGCTGCGGGAGTGGACGGGTTCTCGCGTGACGGCCTGCGGTTCGACGTGCGCGACGACGGCCCGCGCGACGACGCCCCCGTCGCGGTGCTGCTGCACGGGTTCCCGCAGGACGCCTCCGCATACGACGCGGTCGTGCCGCTGCTGACCGAGGCCGGCGTGCGGACGCTCGTCCCGGACCAGCGCGGGTACAGCCCGGGCGCCCGTCCGGCGGGGCTGCGCGCGTACGCCGTGCCGGAGCTCGTCGACGACGTCGTGGCGCTGCTCGACGCGGCCGGGGTGGACGCCGCGCACGTCGTCGGTCACGACTGGGGTGGCGCCGTCGCGTGGGCGCTCGCCGCACGCCGGCCGGACCGCGTCGCGTCGTTGACCGCCCTGGGGACGCCCCACCCCGCCGCGCTGCGCAGGGGGCTGCCGCGCGGGCAGATCGCGCGGTCCTGGTACGTCGGCGCGTTCCAGGTGCCGCGGCTGCCCGAGCGCGCGCTGCTGGCACGCGACGGGTCCCGCCTGCGACGCGCCCTGGTCGGCACAGGCCTGGCACCGCACCGCGCCGAGTACTACGTCGCCCGCATGTCCGCCCCCGGCGCGCTGACCGCGGCCCTCGCCTGGTACCGGGCGCTCGGTGTGCCACGCACCGGCGGCACCGGGCAGGTCGGCGTCCCGACGACGTACGTCTCGGCCCGTCGCGACCCGTTCTTCGCGCCCGCGTCCGTCGAGGCGACGGGTGACCACGTCGACGCGCCGTTCCTGCACGTCGACCTCGACGCCGACCACTGGCTGCCGGAGCACCGGCCGGCGGACGTCGCCGCAGCGGTCCTCGGGCAGGTGCGTGGGTGAGGCTGTGGTCGCTGCACCCCGCGCTGCTCGACCGGCAGGGGCTGACGGCGTGCTGGCGTGACGTCCCCGAGGGTGAGCGGACGCGCACCGCGCCTCGGGTCGCCGTGACCGACGGGCAGCTCGCCCTCGAGTGGCGGCACCTGCTGGGCAAGCTCGCGGTCCGCTCCCCCGAGCGGTACGCGGTCGTCGGGGACTCCGGGAGTGCGGTGCCGCACCCGCTGTTCGTCGTCGTGCCGGGTGGAGTCGAGGAGTGGGAGCGGGCGACCGATCCGTCGGCCGACGTAGCGCCGACGGTCGACGCACGGCACGCTCAGGAGGCCGGCACCCCGCACCTCGACACCTGAAGGGCACCACTCGATGACGACCATGACCTTCCTCGGGCACTCGTGCGTCCGCCTCGACCGCGACGGGCAGTCCCTCGTGATCGACCCGGGGAGCTTCAGCGCACCCGACGCGCTCGACGGCGCGACGGGCGTGCTCATCACGCACGAGCACGCCGACCACGTCGACCCCGGGCCGCTGCAGTCCGCCCTGGCGTCCGTGCCGGGTCTGGAGGTGTGGGGGCCTGCGACGGTCGTCGAGCTGCTGACGAAGGGCGGGGCGGACGCCGCCCGGTTGCACGGCCTCGCGCCCGGGGACACGGCGGACGTCGTCGGGTTCTCGGTGACGGCGCTCGGCGGGCAGCACGCCGTCATCCACCCCGACATCCCGCGCATCCACAACCTCGCCTACCTGGTCGACGGCTCCCTGCTGCACCCGGGCGACTCCTTCACCGCCGCCCCGGCCGACGCGACCGTCGAGGTGCTGCTGCTGCCGGCCGCCGCGCCGTGGCTGAAGATCTCCGAGGCCGTCGACTACGCCCGCTCGGTGGGTGCACGGACGGTCGTGCCCATCCACACCGGGATCTACAACGACAACGGCATCGGGCTGGTCGACCGCGTGCTCGGCGGGCTCGTCGGCGACGCGTACCGGCGCGTGGCTCCCGGGGAGACGCTCGACGTCACCGGCGGCTGAGCGGCGACCGTCCTCGCCGCCCGGGGTCAGGACGGGGCGGCGTCCCCCTCGTGCGCGATGCGGGCCTCGTCGAGCGCGCGCTGCGCCCGCTTCGGGGCCCGGCGCCGCCACGCGGCCTCGAGCAGCTCGGCCGCGTGGTCCCAGTCCGGGTCGCTCGCGGGGTCGACGAGCATCCCGACCCAGCCCTGCGCGCCGTCGTACGGGGGGACGAAGAAGCGCAGCGGGTCGGCCGCGACCAGCTCGCGCTGCTCGTCCCGCGTCGTGCCCACGCGCAGTGCGAGGCGACCGTCGTCGTGGTGGTCGACCGTGAGCCACGCGAACCGCCGGCCCCCGAGGACGACGGCGGTGTGACCGTGCTCGCTCGGCGGCTGCACCGTGACCTCGGGCAGCCCGGCGGCGAGCTCGACGAGGCGCTGGCGAGCGCGCTCCGCGTCGGACTCGGTCCACGACGTGCCCATGGGGCGACGCTAGCGACCGGGGGCACCCGCCACCAGAGGCCACCAGTGGCGTGTGCCGAGGACCGGTCCGAAGGCTCACGGGCACGGCTGGTCGCGGACCTCGAACAGGCACTCGACGATGATCGGCAACCCGCCCCGCAGGGAGACGGCACCCAGCACCGACCGGGTGTGGATGCCGGCGTCGCCGAACACGTCGACGAACAGCGTCGACAGCCCGTCGAGCGCCAGGTGGTGCTCGGCGTAGTCCTCGGTCGCGTTGACGAAGCCCTGGACGCGCACGACCCGCGCCACCTCGTCCAGCGAGCCGAGGAAGTCCCGGACCGTCGCGAGCACCTCCAGGCCGGCGGACCGTGCGAGTCGAGCGCCGTCGGCCGTCGTCAGCTCGCGGCCCAGCCTCCCCGCGGTGACGGGCGCGCCCGGGCCCTTGCCGGACACGAACAGCAGCGCACCGACCTGCACGCAGCTCGCGTACGCCGCCTGCGGGGAGCCCGCGGGTGGCAGGTCGATGCCCAGCTCGGACAGGCGCTGCTCGGCGGACCACGGCATGCTGCGGCTCCTCACGGGTCGTACGTCGGCGGGCGAGGCGGCAGCGCCGACACGTCGACCACTCGTGCTGGTCCGCACCGCCGCACGGCGACGTGCCGCGACGCTACCGCCCAACCGGTGCCGGCCGCCCTCGACGAGGAGGCCCCGGACGCGGTCGCACCGCAGAGGGTCGCACCTCGGCGCGTCGAGGTGCGGGGTGGTGGCCGGTCACGTCTGATGGGGGCATGCAGACACGACACATCGCCGACGTCGCCGTCAGCGCCATCGGCCTCGGCGGCATGCCCATGTCCATCGAGGGCCGCCCCGACCGTGAGCGCTCGATCACCACGATCCACGCCGCGCTCGACGCGGGTGTCACCCTGATCGACACCGCGGACGCGTACCACCTGCACGCCGACGAGGTGGGCCACAACGAGGAGCTCGTCGCGGAGGCGCTGCGCACCTGGCACGGCGACTCCTCCGCCGTGCTCGTCGCGACCAAGGGCGGCCACCTGCGCCCGGGTGACGGGTCCTGGACGCTGAACGGCCGGCCCGAGTACCTGAAGCAGGCGGCGCAGGAGTCGGCCCGTCGGCTCGGCGTCGAGGCGATCGGGCTCTACCAGTTCCACCGCCCGGACCCCGACGTGCCGTACGAGGAGTCGGTCGGGGCGCTCGCCGAGCTGCTCGCCGCGGGCACGATCCGCCTCGCCGGGATCTCGAACGCGAACCCGGATCAGATCCGGCTCGCGCAGGAGGTGCTGGGCGGGCGTCTGGCGTCGGTGCAGAACCAGTACTCCCCGGCGTTCCGCACGTCCCAGCCGGAGCTGGACCTGTGCGCCGAGCTCGGCATCGCCTTCCTGCCGTGGAGCCCGCTCGGCGGGATCGCACGGGCCGGCGAGCTGGGTGACCGGTTCGCGCCGTTCGCCGAGGTCGCGCAGGCGCGCGGCGTCAGCCCGCAGCAGGTCGCGCTCGCGTGGGAGCTCGCGCAGGCCGACGTCGTCATCCCGATCCCCGGCGCATCCCGGCCCGCGTCGATCCAGGACTCGGTCCTCGCGGTCGACCTCGAGCTGACCGCCGAGGAACTCGACCGCCTCACCGGGACGGCGTGACCCCACGGGCACCCACGGCGCCGGTCACTCGCGCCTACGACGGCGCGACACGCTGCTACGGCGAGTCGCCGACCAGTGAGGCGTCGCACCACACGTCCTCGTGTCCCGGAGCGATGAGGAAGCGCCAGCCCGGCGGGAGCGCGAGGTAGGGCACCGTGAGCGCACACCACGTCACGAGGTGCTCGACGTGAAGTGGGACGAAGAAGTCGGGGTCCTCGGACAGCTCCTCCCCCGCCCACAGGAACCAGCCCGTGGTACCGAGCGCCGGCGGCAGCCGCAACCCGTTGACGGGTTGGATCCCCGATGCCAGGTTCCGAGCCGCGCCCACGGTCTGACCTGATTCGACCCCACGAGGCGGGGCACCGTACCGGCGAGCGACAGCGAGCTGTGCCGCACTGATGGTCATGGCGGGCCCAGCCGCTTCCTCATTGCGCGAGCGTACGCACTCGTCGTCGGGATGTCAGAAGCCCAGATTCCTGAGCCAGGCCTGGAGGTCGTCCTCGCGCTGCTGCGCCTGCTCCGCCTGCCACGGCCCGGCCTCGTGCGAGTCCACGAGCACGCCGTCGCGGAGGTAGATGACGCGCTCGCCGCGGGCGGCGACGGCCGGGTCGTGGGTGACCATGACGATCGTGGTCCCGCTGCGGTGCACGTCCGTGAGCGCATCCATGACCTCGGTGGACATGCTGCTGTTCAGCGCGCCCGTCGGCTCGTCCGCGAACAGGACGGACGGCTCGCCCGCGAGCGCCCGGCAGATGGAGGCCCGCTGCAGCTGACCGCCGGAGACCTGGGTCACGCCGTGGTCCTTGATGTGCGCGATCCCGAACCGGTCCATGAGCGCGTCCGCACGGGCGATCGCGGCGTTCTTGTTCTCCTTGGATGCCGCCTTCAGCGCGGGCAGGAGGATGTTGTCGCGCACGTCGAGGTTGCCGAGGAAGTGCGCCTGCTGGAATACGAAGCCCATCTGCGTGAGACGGACGTGCGCCATCTCGGCGTCGCGCAGGGACGTCAGCTCGCGCCCGTCCAGCAGCACCTTCCCGTCCGTGGGCCGGTCCATGCCGCTGATGCTGTAGAGCAGCGTCGACTTGCCCGAGCCCGATGCCCCCATGATGACGAGGAACTCCCCCGACCGCACGGACAGGTCGATCCCGCGGAGCACCTCGGTCGGCGGCTCGGTCGAGAAGTACGTCTTGGTGAGTGCCTGCGACTCGAGCGTCACGTTCTGGTTCATGAGTTCCCCATCATTCTCGGAGCCACTGACTCTTGTCGGCGCCCCGGATACCGGCGGTGAGCAGGACGACGCCGAGATACCCGGCACCTACGAGCAGCAGCGGGTACAGCGCGTACACGAGCCACGGGTCCGGGATGAACGTCAGGTCCGAGATGTTCATCTGGAGCGCGGCGAGCAGCCCGGTCGCCAGGGACTCCCCGCCCGTCGCGGCGAACACGAGCCCGAGCAGCGTCCCGGCGACCACCGTCACGAGCGTCTTGGTCCGGACCTGCCCGACGATCTCGCTCGCCGAGAACCCGATCGCGGTGAGCACGCCCATCTTCGACCGGTCCCGTGTGAGCCGGAGGTTGAGGAACAGGCTCGTGACGAGGAGCGCCACCCCGATCCCGAAGACCAGCGCGAGCCACGCCGCGCTCCGGAACGCATCGGTCGTCCCGGCGAAGGTCTGCTCCAGGTACTCCGCCATCGGGAAGACGACGGCGGTGGGGAACTGCTCCTCCAGCGCGCTCGCGATGACCACGGGGTCCTCGCCGTCGACCACGTTCGCGTAGAAGATGTACGCGGACGCGCCCTGCGTGATCTCGCCCCGCATCTTGGCCGTCTTCCCGCCGGCCGTGAGGTCCTGGTAGAGGCCGCTGACCTCGACCGCGGTCGAGGTGCCGTCGCGCTCCACGGTCATGGTGTCGCCGACGCCCACTCCGAGCTCGGAGGCGTTCAGGGCCGACAGCGCGATCTGCCCCTCCTCCGGTGCGCCGCCCTCCGTGAACCGGATCGTCTCGCCGGAGTAGTCACCGACCTCGACGGGCAGGCTCATCACGCCCTCCGCGCCCTCGGTCCGGTACTGCACGCTCGCGTAGGCCCGCAGGTCGGCGAGCCGCTCGTCGCCCTGGAGGGCGGTGGCCACCTCCTGACGCACGCTGTCGACCTCGTCCTGGAACTGCAGGTCGACACGCAGGTCGCGCTCGGGCGCACCCATGGAGGAGACGAACTGCGGGCTCTCGAACGTGCTGAGCAGGTTGGCCGGCACCGTGATCAGCACCGCCGTGAGGAAGAACACGACGGGCACGAGGACCCACTGCCGACCCTCGGCCCGCAGGTCCAGGAGGGCGAGGCGCCGGTCGAGGCTCGTGCCGGACGACGAGGCGAGGCCGGTCCGACGCACCCAGCGCGCCTGGCGCCTGGCGCGCCGGGCGGTCTGCTTCTCGTTCAGCGTGCTGCCGTGCACGAGGGCGTTGACGACCTCGATCTTCCGCACCTTGCGCAGCACCCTGCGGCAGATTGCGACGACGATCCCGAAGACTGCCGCCAGCGCGATCAACGGGACGAGGAACGTCCACGGCCCCACCTCGGCCGCGGCGTAGTTGGCCTGCAGGCTCTGCGTCAGGTAGCTCGTCGCGACGATCGCGAGGAGGCCACCCACGACGCAGGCGGCCAGCGTCATCGCGACGTACTTGGACAGGTACAGGCCGCAGATCGCGCGGTCGGGGATGCCGATCGCCTTCATGGCGCCGATCTCCTGGACCTCGTCCTCGAGCGTCCCCGTGATGACGAACCGCAGGTTGAGCAGCGCGACGACGACCAGCAGCAGGCTGACGAAGATCAGCGCCATCGCCGCCAGGCCGTCGCTGAACGTGTTGATGATCTGGATCTGCTGACCCGTGATCGCGGGGCCGTTCTTCGGCAGCGCCTCGTCGGCCTCGTACGCGCCCTGGAGGTCGTTCGCCAGCCCGCCGTCCGTCAGCCGGTACTCGACGATGACCTCGGGCAGACCCCCGGCCTGGCGGAGCTGCTCGAAGTCATCGTCGGAGACCAGGACGCGCGTGGCGCTGTTCAACGACGCCGCCATCTGGGCGTCCTTCACGACCCCCTGGACGTCCAGGACGATCGGACCCTCGTCGGTCACGACCGTGAGCGTGTCACCGGCCTGCAGGCCGAAGGCCTGCTGGTACTTGACCGGGACGTACACCTCGCCCTGCGCCGGCTCCGGGATGTCCCCGTTCTCGTCGACGAGGTAGTCGAACGCGTCGTTCTGCGTCACGAAGAGGTTGTCGAACCGGCTCGAGCTCATGGACCCGGACTCGCCCGTGGCCGGGCGGTCCCAGCTCAGCGCGTTGCTCTCGTAGCCGACCATCTCGGTGACGAGCCACGCGTCGATCTCGTCGTGGTCGGCGGCGAACGCCTCCAGCGCCGAGCGGTCGTACTCGCCCTTGTGCATCTGCAGGAAGTGCGGGGGCTGCGCCTGCGCGAAGAGGCCGCCGACCGAACCCGCGAGCCGCTCGATCACCATGGACCCCGTCGCCATGAGGAAGGCACTCAGGATCAGGATGGCGATCAGGGCGCTGTTGACGGCCTTGTTCCTGACCAGGCCGTTGTACGCATGGCGCAGGTACAGGCGGTCTGTGGCCTTCGCTGGGTTCCTCACGTCAGGTTCCGGACTCCTGTGACCTGCAGTGACCTCGAGGTGAGCAGGAGGTGGACCGCGATCGCGGGTGCACCGCGGGTGCACCGGCCCCGTGGGGGCGAGAGGCGCCGCAGGCAGCGCGACGCAGGGTGCAGGACGGCGTGCTGGACGTGTTCCGGGCCACAGGGCGATCGTGGTCCGGCGAGCCCGTCACCGGCACCCGGCACGCCCCCGGACATGACCCTGGACCTGGCGGCCCTCTCTCAGGGGCAACCCTGAGTGCGAGCGTCCTGGCGAGATGAGCGAATCGCCCTTGGCCCTCCCCCACCGTCGTGCACCCGGCCGAGGTCGCGCCGCCTCACGGCGACCCCCGCCGTGCCCGTTCCGCGCGGCGGGCGAGCAGCTCCAGGACGCGATCGACGTCGTCCTCGCTCACACCGCCCTCACCGTCGGCTCCCGGGCCTCGGACCAGAGCACCGGCCGGCCCCCGCGAGAGGGCCGAGGGTGGGAGCGCCGCCAGCACACGCTCGTCGGCAGCCCGGTCGTCCGTGGACGCCGGGACGAACCACGTGGAGGGACGCAGGACCCGCTGCGCCACCGCGCCACCCAGCGCACGGGA
This window harbors:
- a CDS encoding MBL fold metallo-hydrolase, which gives rise to MTTMTFLGHSCVRLDRDGQSLVIDPGSFSAPDALDGATGVLITHEHADHVDPGPLQSALASVPGLEVWGPATVVELLTKGGADAARLHGLAPGDTADVVGFSVTALGGQHAVIHPDIPRIHNLAYLVDGSLLHPGDSFTAAPADATVEVLLLPAAAPWLKISEAVDYARSVGARTVVPIHTGIYNDNGIGLVDRVLGGLVGDAYRRVAPGETLDVTGG
- a CDS encoding DUF2599 domain-containing protein, whose amino-acid sequence is MRQSVRGVVVVTAVVVLVAGCGPGRSLPGPAASPRASLAATDASTDASTGDTGTPDAAAPGSGPVRDSGMLLGGPAALGRDVGSLLPADGTHVQVEDSMDGSTVTTVTTPATAAGPSGTLGWVAPPRGGRSEVQGDGSVTLHDEAGAVVAALAAPAGTDGARGTWRPVGDVLALDAPTSSVTFVVGLAALESATWGDADGGRSLLVVPADWVRRGSLAAQHALVSELALAEPESGSASMQAQLWCHVLGAPEKASWNIEPWRPEVPTSTMLLTRCNPTDADR
- a CDS encoding RidA family protein, whose amino-acid sequence is MPWSAEQRLSELGIDLPPAGSPQAAYASCVQVGALLFVSGKGPGAPVTAGRLGRELTTADGARLARSAGLEVLATVRDFLGSLDEVARVVRVQGFVNATEDYAEHHLALDGLSTLFVDVFGDAGIHTRSVLGAVSLRGGLPIIVECLFEVRDQPCP
- a CDS encoding alpha/beta fold hydrolase; the protein is MDGFSRDGLRFDVRDDGPRDDAPVAVLLHGFPQDASAYDAVVPLLTEAGVRTLVPDQRGYSPGARPAGLRAYAVPELVDDVVALLDAAGVDAAHVVGHDWGGAVAWALAARRPDRVASLTALGTPHPAALRRGLPRGQIARSWYVGAFQVPRLPERALLARDGSRLRRALVGTGLAPHRAEYYVARMSAPGALTAALAWYRALGVPRTGGTGQVGVPTTYVSARRDPFFAPASVEATGDHVDAPFLHVDLDADHWLPEHRPADVAAAVLGQVRG
- a CDS encoding immunity protein Imm33 domain-containing protein, which produces MTISAAQLAVARRYGAPPRGVESGQTVGAARNLASGIQPVNGLRLPPALGTTGWFLWAGEELSEDPDFFVPLHVEHLVTWCALTVPYLALPPGWRFLIAPGHEDVWCDASLVGDSP
- a CDS encoding MmcQ/YjbR family DNA-binding protein, producing the protein MGTSWTESDAERARQRLVELAAGLPEVTVQPPSEHGHTAVVLGGRRFAWLTVDHHDDGRLALRVGTTRDEQRELVAADPLRFFVPPYDGAQGWVGMLVDPASDPDWDHAAELLEAAWRRRAPKRAQRALDEARIAHEGDAAPS
- a CDS encoding ABC transporter permease, producing MRNPAKATDRLYLRHAYNGLVRNKAVNSALIAILILSAFLMATGSMVIERLAGSVGGLFAQAQPPHFLQMHKGEYDRSALEAFAADHDEIDAWLVTEMVGYESNALSWDRPATGESGSMSSSRFDNLFVTQNDAFDYLVDENGDIPEPAQGEVYVPVKYQQAFGLQAGDTLTVVTDEGPIVLDVQGVVKDAQMAASLNSATRVLVSDDDFEQLRQAGGLPEVIVEYRLTDGGLANDLQGAYEADEALPKNGPAITGQQIQIINTFSDGLAAMALIFVSLLLVVVALLNLRFVITGTLEDEVQEIGAMKAIGIPDRAICGLYLSKYVAMTLAACVVGGLLAIVATSYLTQSLQANYAAAEVGPWTFLVPLIALAAVFGIVVAICRRVLRKVRKIEVVNALVHGSTLNEKQTARRARRQARWVRRTGLASSSGTSLDRRLALLDLRAEGRQWVLVPVVFFLTAVLITVPANLLSTFESPQFVSSMGAPERDLRVDLQFQDEVDSVRQEVATALQGDERLADLRAYASVQYRTEGAEGVMSLPVEVGDYSGETIRFTEGGAPEEGQIALSALNASELGVGVGDTMTVERDGTSTAVEVSGLYQDLTAGGKTAKMRGEITQGASAYIFYANVVDGEDPVVIASALEEQFPTAVVFPMAEYLEQTFAGTTDAFRSAAWLALVFGIGVALLVTSLFLNLRLTRDRSKMGVLTAIGFSASEIVGQVRTKTLVTVVAGTLLGLVFAATGGESLATGLLAALQMNISDLTFIPDPWLVYALYPLLLVGAGYLGVVLLTAGIRGADKSQWLRE
- a CDS encoding aldo/keto reductase, with the translated sequence MQTRHIADVAVSAIGLGGMPMSIEGRPDRERSITTIHAALDAGVTLIDTADAYHLHADEVGHNEELVAEALRTWHGDSSAVLVATKGGHLRPGDGSWTLNGRPEYLKQAAQESARRLGVEAIGLYQFHRPDPDVPYEESVGALAELLAAGTIRLAGISNANPDQIRLAQEVLGGRLASVQNQYSPAFRTSQPELDLCAELGIAFLPWSPLGGIARAGELGDRFAPFAEVAQARGVSPQQVALAWELAQADVVIPIPGASRPASIQDSVLAVDLELTAEELDRLTGTA
- a CDS encoding pyrimidine dimer DNA glycosylase/endonuclease V, with the translated sequence MRLWSLHPALLDRQGLTACWRDVPEGERTRTAPRVAVTDGQLALEWRHLLGKLAVRSPERYAVVGDSGSAVPHPLFVVVPGGVEEWERATDPSADVAPTVDARHAQEAGTPHLDT
- a CDS encoding ABC transporter ATP-binding protein, with product MNQNVTLESQALTKTYFSTEPPTEVLRGIDLSVRSGEFLVIMGASGSGKSTLLYSISGMDRPTDGKVLLDGRELTSLRDAEMAHVRLTQMGFVFQQAHFLGNLDVRDNILLPALKAASKENKNAAIARADALMDRFGIAHIKDHGVTQVSGGQLQRASICRALAGEPSVLFADEPTGALNSSMSTEVMDALTDVHRSGTTIVMVTHDPAVAARGERVIYLRDGVLVDSHEAGPWQAEQAQQREDDLQAWLRNLGF
- a CDS encoding heme biosynthesis protein HemY, with amino-acid sequence MSATAPRPQPHPEPRAEPAPDFRRLPEPIALEDTIATQDVRDVPDPDGGRDPNHDWMIRHA